In Stigmatella erecta, a genomic segment contains:
- a CDS encoding acyl carrier protein has translation MITSDELEQWLKAMVATRTRLSPDAIDVNLPLDELGIDSMEAVALAGELETLLKRRVEPTVLWDYRTLRALSRALTGEQQAPPPSATDSMSDAEVEALLRKMTGTKS, from the coding sequence ATGATAACCAGCGACGAACTCGAACAATGGCTGAAGGCCATGGTGGCCACCCGGACGCGTCTGAGTCCCGACGCCATCGACGTCAACCTGCCGCTCGATGAGCTGGGGATCGACTCCATGGAAGCGGTGGCCCTGGCCGGAGAGCTCGAGACCCTGCTCAAGCGCCGCGTGGAGCCCACCGTGCTCTGGGACTACCGCACCCTCCGGGCGCTCTCGCGTGCCCTGACCGGGGAGCAGCAGGCCCCGCCCCCCAGCGCCACCGACAGCATGTCGGATGCCGAAGTGGAAGCGCTCCTCCGCAAGATGACGGGAACCAAGTCATGA